A DNA window from Linepithema humile isolate Giens D197 chromosome 6, Lhum_UNIL_v1.0, whole genome shotgun sequence contains the following coding sequences:
- the jp gene encoding uncharacterized protein jp isoform X5 gives MFWIEPDEEEEALLCSPALMARRASESWIVAPPVEAMPAAAMPLQRKKSLPDVAQPIQLTATAPLSREEVSILSSMRREEIRRQIDESERLRANPLLYLVSPQVKDWFSRQQLVMLVLFINISLALMFFKLLT, from the exons ATGTTTTGGATCGAGCCTGACGAAGAGGAGGAGGCGCTGCTATGCAGCCCTGCTCTGATGGCCAGGCGCGCTTCGGAGTCCTGGATCGTTGCACCTCCCGTGGAG GCGATGCCGGCGGCGGCAATGCCACTTCAACGGAAGAAGTCACTGCCGGACGTAGCGCAGCCGATTCAACTTACGGCCACAGCGCCGTTATCAAGAGAAGAAGTCAGTATCCTGAGCAGTATGAGGAGAGAGGAAATCCGCAGACAGATCGACGAGAGCGAGAGGCTCAGGGCCAATCCGCTTTTATACTTAGTCAGTCCTCAGGTTAAA GACTGGTTCTCCCGGCAACAGCTCGTGATGCTGGTGCTCTTCATCAACATATCCCTAGCTTTGATGTTCTTTAAGCTGCTGACGTAG